DNA from Desulfarculus baarsii DSM 2075:
TCAAGGCCAAGTTTTTATTCACGCCTCACCGTGTTGATTGGCGGCTTGGTTGTGGTCAATCAGCTCCGGCCCAGCCGCTGACGCCGCCTATGTTTGCTTCGGAATCCGACGAAGCGGCTAATTATCAGAACGTTTACAGGCTGGTCAATCCGCGCCCCATCGCCACGGCGGCACGCACCGGCGTTCGTTTTTTAGTGCTGCGTGGGCCGGCAAGCGGACTGGTGGGCTTTGACTATTTGAGGCGGCTGAGCGGCTCGGCCGGAGCGCTCAAATCTTTGCTGAAAATATGCACTAGGCGACGTTTTTTTTTCATGGTGGAAGAGGATGGTGACGCGGTCTCCACCGGTTGGTGCACCCTCGCTCCGTGCGCGCACTATGAGGTCGAACCACAAGCCGTCATCATTGGCCCTATCTGGACCGCACCAGGTGAACGCCGGCGCGGGCTGGCCACTTATGCTTTAAAAAATGCAATCAACGAGTGCATCCAACACGGCGCTAGCATTATCTATATAGATACATCGCGGGATAATATTGCAGCCCAGCGCGTGTTTGCCAACTGCGGCTTTGGCGAGCCCGTCATGCGCTATCCCAGGTAAACGCTCACCAGCGCACCCCCACCCACGCGCACACCGGCGCAGACCGGCCAGTGCGTCACACCACGGCCCGCATTCGCCGGGCCAGTGGGGGAGCTAACTCTTCCCCCGCCTGTCCTAACTCTTTTCTTCTTCGCTTTCGCCCCATAGCCCAGCCAGGCTATCCAGCTCGTGGGGTTCCATTTTTCCGGCGGGCGGGTGGCCAGGCGCACCCGGCAGCGGCTGGGCCGCACCTCCTTGCGCCAGAGGAAATCCCAGGCCAGGGCGTCCATGTCCACGCCCGGCCCGCGTCCGGCCGCGAAAACCTCCAGCGGCGTGCGGCCGTCCAGGCCCTCGTGGGGCTGCTGGCCGTACCAGCCAAAATAGGCCTGGATGATCTCGGTGGCCTGGGCGATGGTCGGCACGGCGTCGTTGTGGCGGGCGCGGTGAAACTTCTCGTTGCGGGCCAGGTAGGCCGGCTTGTCGGCCACCGACGCCCCGCGATAGCTGGGCAACAGCCGCGCGCACTGGGCGTCGAACGTGCCGAAAAACCGCTCGACGATCTTTGTCCGCGCCTGGTAGGGCCGGCTGTATTGCACGGCGATGCCCAGGCGCTGGTACAATCCCCGCGTCTGCATGGGCAGTTCGTCGTCCACGGCGCTGCTGAAAAACTTGGCCCGAAAGGCCCGGCCATTATCGAGGTAAACCACCTTGGGCGTCTGGCCCAGATTCTTGATGGCCATGAACAGGGCCGCGCTGATGGCCGTGGTGTTTTCCTCGGGCATGATCTCCCAGCCCACCGGCATGCGCGAGGCCCAGTCCAGCCATAAAATCAGGCACATGCGGGCCGGCTTGCCGGTGAACGGGTGGATGCAGTCGAAATTCAGGCGATGACCGTCGGCCACCAGCACGTCGCCCACGGCCAGTTGGCCGGCGTCGCGGGTGATGTAGGGCCCCACCTTGTCGGCCAGGGCCTTTTCGCCCTCGCGCATCAGCACCACCAGGTCGTGGTTTTCGCGGCTGTAGCGTTGGATGAATCGGCGGGTGGTGCTTTCGGTGGGCAGCGGCAGGCCGCGCTCGGCAAGCACGGCGCACATGCCC
Protein-coding regions in this window:
- a CDS encoding DDE-type integrase/transposase/recombinase, which translates into the protein MTILKVLAKSSITRRAKKENWQSRPCSGRGGGCEWISASLPADVRAAITAHEAQNAVATRPSPSAGQAIPARAHEIGLAKLELHGAWRVHRLSAQAKTTADAAFLAAYNSGQSHPAVFKILGRVTKHQLYRWDRALKEAGGDYQALCDHRGWAQAQGVQGRISPEAQEILTKIYLDPERPSIALAYRGMCAVLAERGLPLPTESTTRRFIQRYSRENHDLVVLMREGEKALADKVGPYITRDAGQLAVGDVLVADGHRLNFDCIHPFTGKPARMCLILWLDWASRMPVGWEIMPEENTTAISAALFMAIKNLGQTPKVVYLDNGRAFRAKFFSSAVDDELPMQTRGLYQRLGIAVQYSRPYQARTKIVERFFGTFDAQCARLLPSYRGASVADKPAYLARNEKFHRARHNDAVPTIAQATEIIQAYFGWYGQQPHEGLDGRTPLEVFAAGRGPGVDMDALAWDFLWRKEVRPSRCRVRLATRPPEKWNPTSWIAWLGYGAKAKKKRVRTGGGRVSSPTGPANAGRGVTHWPVCAGVRVGGGALVSVYLG